A DNA window from Vigna angularis cultivar LongXiaoDou No.4 chromosome 1, ASM1680809v1, whole genome shotgun sequence contains the following coding sequences:
- the LOC108320906 gene encoding probable transcription factor KAN2 isoform X2, whose translation MELFPVQPDLSLKINPPNTKPTSSNWNKRSTEDEMDLGFWKRALESKTVKTDLSLSNPRAFSSSSSSCSSNTNTPNPNPILIHHHFQNNTANTNKHNPIQQNHFFHHQDLGFLRPIRGIPLYQNPPFSFPPTSSTPFLNPAFLSRFPPKRNIRAPRMRWTTALHARFVHVVQLLGGHERATPKSVLELMDVKDLTLAHVKSHLQMYRTVKTTDRAAASSGQSDTYDNGSSGDTSEDLVFDRNSPRRSDLSIRQARTSVNQDIGNGGLWNNSSRQAFLHGKPNLDSIGNVPSAEGMDPKGQSNEISDGNSSSDIAESSGKKLNLDLEFTLGRSL comes from the exons ATGGAACTATTCCCAGTACAGCCAGATTTGTCCTTGAAAATTAACCCTCCAAACACCAAACCcacatcaagtaattggaacaagaGAAGCACAGAAGATGAGATGGATTTGGGGTTTTGGAAGAGAGCTTTGGAATCAAAAACAGTCAAAACAGACCTCTCCCTCTCTAATCCAAGggctttttcttcttcttcttcttcttgttcttcaaaCACCAACACCCCTAACCCCAACCCAATCCTTATCCATCATCACTTCCAAAACAACACTGCTAATACTAACAAACACAACCCCATCCAACAAAACCATTTCTTTCACCACCAAGACCTAGGTTTTCTCAGACCCATAAGAGGAATCCCACTCTACCAAAACCCTCCTTTCTCATTTCCTCCCACTTCTTCAACCCCTTTCCTTAACCCAGCCTTCCTCTCACGCTTCCCTCCCAAGCGTAACATCAGGGCTCCCAGGATGCGTTGGACCACTGCACTCCATGCTCGCTTCGTCCATGTCGTTCAACTTTTGGGTGGCCATGAAA GGGCTACACCCAAATCAGTTCTCGAGCTAATGGATGTAAAGGATCTCACTTTAGCCCATGTTAAATCTCACTTGCAG ATGTACCGAACAGTGAAAACTACTGATAGAGCTGCGGCATCATCGG ggCAATCTGATACTTATGACAATGGGTCTTCTGGAGATACTTCTGAAGACTTGGTGTTTGATAGAAACTCTCCAAGGAGGTCTGATCTATCCATTAGGCAGGCAAGAACAAGTGTTAATCAAGATATTGGAAATGGTGGCCTTTGGAACAACTCTTCAAG GCAAGCCTTCTTGCATGGGAAGCCAAACCTTGATTCCATTGGGAACGTGCCTTCTGCTGAG GGAATGGACCCAAAGGGCCAAAGCAATGAAATATCAGATGGAAACTCATCCTCAGACATTGCAGAATCAAGTGGCAAGAAGCTAAATTTGGATTTGGAGTTCACCTTAGGTCGATCACTTTGA
- the LOC108320906 gene encoding probable transcription factor KAN2 isoform X1 produces the protein MELFPVQPDLSLKINPPNTKPTSSNWNKRSTEDEMDLGFWKRALESKTVKTDLSLSNPRAFSSSSSSCSSNTNTPNPNPILIHHHFQNNTANTNKHNPIQQNHFFHHQDLGFLRPIRGIPLYQNPPFSFPPTSSTPFLNPAFLSRFPPKRNIRAPRMRWTTALHARFVHVVQLLGGHERATPKSVLELMDVKDLTLAHVKSHLQMYRTVKTTDRAAASSGQSDTYDNGSSGDTSEDLVFDRNSPRRSDLSIRQARTSVNQDIGNGGLWNNSSSRQAFLHGKPNLDSIGNVPSAEGMDPKGQSNEISDGNSSSDIAESSGKKLNLDLEFTLGRSL, from the exons ATGGAACTATTCCCAGTACAGCCAGATTTGTCCTTGAAAATTAACCCTCCAAACACCAAACCcacatcaagtaattggaacaagaGAAGCACAGAAGATGAGATGGATTTGGGGTTTTGGAAGAGAGCTTTGGAATCAAAAACAGTCAAAACAGACCTCTCCCTCTCTAATCCAAGggctttttcttcttcttcttcttcttgttcttcaaaCACCAACACCCCTAACCCCAACCCAATCCTTATCCATCATCACTTCCAAAACAACACTGCTAATACTAACAAACACAACCCCATCCAACAAAACCATTTCTTTCACCACCAAGACCTAGGTTTTCTCAGACCCATAAGAGGAATCCCACTCTACCAAAACCCTCCTTTCTCATTTCCTCCCACTTCTTCAACCCCTTTCCTTAACCCAGCCTTCCTCTCACGCTTCCCTCCCAAGCGTAACATCAGGGCTCCCAGGATGCGTTGGACCACTGCACTCCATGCTCGCTTCGTCCATGTCGTTCAACTTTTGGGTGGCCATGAAA GGGCTACACCCAAATCAGTTCTCGAGCTAATGGATGTAAAGGATCTCACTTTAGCCCATGTTAAATCTCACTTGCAG ATGTACCGAACAGTGAAAACTACTGATAGAGCTGCGGCATCATCGG ggCAATCTGATACTTATGACAATGGGTCTTCTGGAGATACTTCTGAAGACTTGGTGTTTGATAGAAACTCTCCAAGGAGGTCTGATCTATCCATTAGGCAGGCAAGAACAAGTGTTAATCAAGATATTGGAAATGGTGGCCTTTGGAACAACTCTTCAAG CAGGCAAGCCTTCTTGCATGGGAAGCCAAACCTTGATTCCATTGGGAACGTGCCTTCTGCTGAG GGAATGGACCCAAAGGGCCAAAGCAATGAAATATCAGATGGAAACTCATCCTCAGACATTGCAGAATCAAGTGGCAAGAAGCTAAATTTGGATTTGGAGTTCACCTTAGGTCGATCACTTTGA